A DNA window from Castanea sativa cultivar Marrone di Chiusa Pesio chromosome 7, ASM4071231v1 contains the following coding sequences:
- the LOC142643917 gene encoding pollen receptor-like kinase 1: MRACPYYTKARNNLRSLLVTIFMFLHVVIHVVSGASESETLIKFKGFLENNKALTSWRSGTTPCSGNVQNWVGVHCLQGKVWGLKLENMGLKGVINVESLMSLPHLRTLSFMNNHFDGPLPDLKKLPALKSVYLSHNNFSGPIPSDAFFNMLWLKKLHLAHNKFTGAIPISLSPLPKLLELRLENNQFEGKIPDLRYGQSLQSFNVSYNNLDGLIPGSLAMLDSSCFLGNKGLCGGPLSKCGKTSKGSIIVVVIVVGLALGAIGAVIFILSSRSKPVSSVEAPSSKPGSEKKTGIKESEQASHGSPDPSGSSSKKVESTLKLTFVRDDREMFELQDLLRASAEILGSGSFGSSYKAGLATGSVMVVKRFKQMNNLGKEEFQEHMRKLGSFSHPNLLPLVAYYYRKEEKLLVYDYVAKGSLADHIHGHKAIGQLSLDWPTRLKIVKGIAKGLQYLYTGLPSLIVPHGHLKSSNVLLNEYWEPLLTDYGLVPVVNQEHAQQLMVVYKSPEYSQLGRITKKTDVWSFGILILEILTGKVPPNFLQKRKGSEEELASWVSSIVPEEWTEEVFDKEMGPIWGSEGEMLKLLKIGLDCCEGDVEKRCDWKEAVGRIEELREQDGDDDDGDFSYTS; encoded by the exons ATGCGTGCATGTCCATACTACACGAAAGCACGTAATAATTTGCGATCGCTGCTTGTTaccattttcatgtttttacaCGTCGTTATTCATGTTGTTTCTGGGGCTTCAGAATCAGAAACCCTCATCAAATTCAAGGGGTTCCTTGAAAACAATAAAGCATTAACCAGTTGGAGATCAGGCACAACCCCATGCTCTGGGAATGTACAAAATTGGGTTGGTGTTCATTGCTTGCAAGGAAAAGTTTGGGGCTTAAAACTAGAGAATATGGGACTAAAAGGTGTCATTAATGTGGAATCGCTCATGTCATTGCCACATTTGAGGACCTTAAGCTTCATGAATAATCACTTCGATGGTCCATTGCCGGATTTGAAGAAACTCCCTGCATTAAAGTCAGTGTATTTGTCACATAACAATTTTTCAGGACCTATTCCAAGTGATGCATTTTTTAACATGCTATGGTTGAAGAAATTGCATTTGGCGCACAATAAGTTTACGGGTGCTATTCCAATATCATTATCACCATTGCCAAAGCTTTTGGAATTGAGGCTTGAGAATAACCAATTTGAAGGCAAAATACCCGATCTTCGTTACGGACAGTCTCTGCAATCTTTCAATGTATCATACAACAATTTGGATGGTTTAATACCAGGAAGTCTTGCCATGTTAGATTCGAGCTGCTTCTTGG GCAACAAGGGTCTATGTGGAGGTCCTTTAAGTAAATGTGGCAAAACCTCGAAGGGGAGTATCATTGTGGTTGTCATAGTTGTGGGGCTGGCATTAGGCGCCATTGGTGCAGTGATCTTCATCCTTAGCAGCCGGAGCAAACCAGTTTCATCAGTAGAGGCTCCCTCATCAAAACCAGGTTCCGAAAAGAAAACAGGTATTAAAGAGTCAGAACAAGCTTCGCATGGCTCACCAGATCCCTCTGGAAGCAGCAGCAAGAAGGTTGAGAGTACACTGAAGCTGACCTTTGTCAGGGATGATAGGGAGATGTTTGAATTGCAAGACTTGCTTAGAGCCTCAGCTGAGATATTGGGAAGTGGATCCTTTGGGTCTTCTTATAAGGCAGGTTTGGCGACTGGATCAGTGATGGTTGTGAAGAGGTTCAAACAAATGAACAATCTTGGGAAAGAAGAGTTTCAAGAGCATATGAGAAAACTAGGGAGCTTCTCACACCCTAATCTGCTTCCTCTGGTTGCTTACTACTATAGGAAGGAAGAGAAGCTCTTGGTATATGACTATGTTGCGAAGGGTAGCTTGGCTGATCATATTCATG GACACAAAGCGATAGGCCAACTAAGCCTTGATTGGCCGACCCGGTTAAAGATTGTCAAAGGCATTGCCAAGGGCCTTCAGTATCTCTACACTGGGCTTCCTAGCCTAATCGTTCCCCATGGCCACCTGAAGTCCTCAAATGTTCTTCTCAATGAATACTGGGAGCCCCTTCTCACTGACTATGGTCTAGTCCCTGTGGTGAACCAAGAGCATGCCCAACAGCTCATGGTGGTTTACAAGTCTCCAGAGTACTCACAATTGGGAAGAATAACAAAGAAGACTGATGTATGGAGCTTTGGAATATTGATATTAGAGATCTTAACAGGGAAGGTCCCTCCCAACTTTCTACAAAAGCGTAAGGGAAGTGAGGAGGAATTGGCAAGTTGGGTCAGTTCAATTGTTCCTGAAGAATGGACAGAGGAAGTGTTTGACAAAGAGATGGGACCAATTTGGGGTAGTGAGGGAGAGATGCTGAAGCTTTTGAAGATTGGATTGGATTGTTGTGAAGGTGATGTGGAGAAGAGGTGTGATTGGAAGGAGGCTGTTGGAAGGATTGAAGAGCTGAGAGAGCaggatggtgatgatgatgatggtgatttTTCCTACACTTCATGA
- the LOC142642713 gene encoding glutathione S-transferase PARB-like, with protein sequence MAAIKVHGNPLSTASMRVLATVYEKEIDHEFVFVDMRAGEHKKEHFLSLNPFGQVPALEDGDLKLFESRAINKYIACEYAEKGTQLIYQDSKKMAITSVWMEVEVQQYDPAASKLGWELAIKPLLGMSTDTAVVEENEAKLAKVLDVYEIRLAQSKYLGGDCFTLADLHHLPTLHYLFGTQVKKFFDSRPNVSAWVADITARPTWLKVLALQSQQ encoded by the exons ATGGCAGCGATCAAAGTCCATGGAAACCCTCTCTCAACAGCTTCAATGCGAGTTCTCGCTACCGTCTATGAGAAAGAGATAGACCATGAGTTTGTTTTTGTAGACATGAGAGCTGGAGAACATAAGAAAGAACACTTCCTGTCCCTTAAT CCATTTGGTCAAGTTCCAGCTCTTGAAGATGGAGATCTCAAGCTCTTTG AATCAAGGGCAATTAATAAATACATTGCCTGTGAGTATGCTGAGAAGGGAACCCAGCTGATATACCAAGACTCTAAGAAGATGGCAATTACATCTGTCTGGATGGAAGTGGAGGTCCAACAGTACGACCCAGCAGCTTCAAAGCTAGGCTGGGAATTGGCAATAAAGCCACTACTTGGCATGAGTACAGACACTGCAGTTGTGGAGGAAAATGAAGCTAAGCTAGCTAAGGTTCTTGATGTCTATGAGATTCGATTGGCTCAGTCAAAATACTTGGGAGGTGATTGCTTCACCCTGGCGGATTTGCACCATTTGCCCACTTTGCATTACTTGTTTGGGACACAAGttaaaaaattctttgattCACGCCCCAATGTGAGTGCTTGGGTAGCAGACATCACAGCAAGGCCAACTTGGTTGAAGGTCCTTGCCTTGCAAAGCCAGCAGTAA
- the LOC142643918 gene encoding U-box domain-containing protein 35-like — translation MARGSDNKKEEAVAVAIDKDKGSHYALKWTIDHLLTRGQVLTLIHVKQRASSLPTQIGNHEVSEEVVRAYKEQLENQAKELFLPYRCFCTRKDIKCNEVIIEDLDITKALVDYVSANSVEILVLGAASRGGLVRRFKTTDIPSSVLKVAPDFCTVYVIAKGKISNVRAATDQPPAKIPPLNPMQHQASNISDSGGANFMRNHQSRERAVLPPHTSQSHDQEIKTDNVWNRSPFKRNNRASLTKAFELSIPDSDISFVSNGRPSTDRMFPSLFDNIESGLNPRLSTSSDFDDNNFGSLLAGNKSIDMTSSQVDFSSKNLDDVEAEMRRLRLELKQTMDMYSTACKEALTAKQKARELHIWKMEEEQRLEAARLAEETALAVAEMEKAKCMAALEAAEAAKRFAELEAQKRKCVEMKAFKENQERKKTGAVLAANDLRYRRYTIQEIEEVTENFSDSRKIGEGGYGPVYKCVLDHTPVAIKVLRPDAAQGQSQFQQEVEVLSCIRHPNMVLLLGACPEYGCLIYEHMANGSLEDRLFRRGGTPVLPWQLRFRIAAEIGTGLLFLHQTKPEPLVHRDLKPGNILLDRNYVSKISDVGLARLVPPSVADTVTQYRMTSTAGTFCYIDPEYQQTGMLGIKSDIYSLGVLLLQIITAKPPMGLTHHVERAIENGTFAEMLDPAVPDWPVEETLMFAKLALQCAEMRRRDRPDLGKVVLPLLNRLRALAEEDMVCISMSHSAANSPRKSQASAIQSVISVSQLTQAGFDSTKNRPSTSSFIGAR, via the exons atggcaAGGGGGAGTGATAATAAGAAGGAAGAGGCGGTGGCAGTGGCAATAGACAAAGACAAAGGGAGTCATTATGCTCTGAAATGGACTATTGATCATCTTCTCACCAGGGGACAAGTTCTCACTCTTATCCATGTTAAGCAAAGAGCATCTTCATTGCCCACCCAAA TTGGGAACCATGAAGTAAGCGAAGAAGTTGTAAGAGCATACAAAGAACAACTTGAGAATCAAGCCAAGGAGTTGTTCCTTCCATATCGTTGCTTTTGCACAAGAAAGGAT ATAAAATGCAACGAAGTCATAATAGAGGACTTGGATATAACAAAAGCATTAGTTGACTACGTTTCTGCTAATTCAGTTGAGATTTTGGTCCTTGGCGCAGCATCAAGGGGTGGTCTAGTAAG AAGATTCAAAACTACAGACATTCCAAGTAGTGTGTTAAAAGTAGCTCCAGATTTCTGCACAGTGTATGTCATTGCCAAAGGAAAGATATCAAATGTTCGAGCTGCTACTGATCAACCACCTGCAAAGATACCACCCCTTAACCCAATGCAGCATCAAGCAAGCAATATTTCTGATTCAGGTGGAGCTAATTTCATGCGTAACCATCAATCTAGAG AGAGGGCAGTATTACCACCTCATACCTCACAATCACATGATCAGGAAATCAA AACTGATAATGTCTGGAACAGGTCACCATTCAAAAGAAATAATAGAGCTTCTTTGACCAAAGCATTTGAGCTCTCCATTCCAGATTCTGACATATCATTTGTGAGCAATGGAAGGCCAAGCACAGATCGCATGTTTCCTTCTTTGTTTGACAATATAGAATCCGGATTGAACCCTCGACTTTCAACCAGCTCAGATTTTGATGACAACAACTTTGGATCCTTACTTGCAGGAAACAAGTCTATTGATATGACCTCTTCGCAGGTTGACTTCTCATCAAAAAACTTG GATGATGTAGAAGCTGAGATGAGGAGGCTAAGGCTAGAGCTCAAGCAAACAATGGACATGTACAGTACGGCCTGCAAAGAAGCACTCACTGCAAAGCAGAAG GCAAGGGAACTTCACATCTGGAAAATGGAAGAagaacaaagattagaagcggCAAGATTGGCCGAGGAAACTGCTTTGGCAGTTGCAGAGATGGAAAAAGCTAAGTGTATGGCAGCACTTGAGGCAGCTGAAGCAGCAAAGAGGTTTGCAGAACTGGAAGCACAAAAAAGAAAGTGTGTAGAAATGAAAGCCTTCAAAGAAAATCAGGAGAGAAAAAAGACAGGAGCTGTTTTGGCAGCAAATGATCTCAGGTACAGAAGATACACGATTCAGGAGATTGAAGAAGTGACAGAAAACTTCTCGGATTCTCGCAAGATTGGTGAAGGAGGTTACGGACCAGTATACAAGTGTGTACTGGATCACACACCAGTGGCAATAAAAGTTCTACGTCCAGATGCAGCTCAAGGACAGTCACAGTTTCAGCAAGAG GTTGAAGTACTGAGCTGCATCCGGCATCCAAACATGGTTCTCCTCCTTGGAGCTTGCCCAGAGTATGGCTGCCTTATCTATGAGCACATGGCTAATGGGAGCTTAGAAGACCGTCTCTTTCGGCGAGGTGGCACTCCTGTTCTTCCTTGGCAATTAAGATTCCGAATTGCTGCAGAGATTGGCACTGGCCTCCTTTTCCTTCACCAAACTAAGCCTGAACCTCTTGTACACCGTGATCTAAAACCAGGCAACATTTTGCTTGACCGTAACTATGTTAGCAAGATTAGCGATGTTGGCTTGGCTAGGCTTGTTCCTCCATCAGTAGCCGACACTGTAACTCAGTATCGCATGACATCAACAGCTGGAACTTTTTGTTACATTGATCCAGAGTATCAGCAAACAGGCATGCTTGGAATAAAGTCTGACATATACTCACTTGGAGTTTTGCTTCTACAAATAATAACAGCCAAGCCACCAATGGGTTTAACTCATCATGTTGAACGGGCTATTGAGAATGGAACTTTTGCTGAGATGCTTGACCCAGCTGTACCTGACTGGCCAGTTGAAGAGACACTGATGTTCGCCAAGCTAGCTCTTCAATGTGCAGAAATGAGGCGGAGAGATAGACCGGATCTTGGGAAGGTTGTGTTACCTCTGCTTAACAGACTAAGAGCACTTGCTGAAGAGGACATGGTCTGCATCTCAATGAGCCATAGTGCAGCAAACTCACCAAGAAAAAGTCAAGCTTCCGCAATACAA AGTGTGATTAGTGTGTCTCAACTAACACAGGCTGGATTTGATAGCACAAAGAACCGACCAAGCACGTCATCGTTCATAGGAGCAAGATAG